In Lineus longissimus chromosome 5, tnLinLong1.2, whole genome shotgun sequence, the genomic stretch TAAACCCATTCATTTTATGAGCCACTCCTTTTTGCAACTATAGGAATGTGAAGTACAACATTTGAAGATTGTTAGTGATCTTCTGTCCGACTCGAATTGTGTAGTAAAATGGAAATACAGTGTACACTTTTTGCTCTCAGATGAATGGGTTTCACGGTCACTGTGACATTGTGAGTTGAGGTATTATATACTCCGAGCCATTTTAAGACCCTGCTGAAACCATGTTTCATAACATTGTGCATTTAATGACATCAGAGGCCTTCATTGAAAGTGTACTGTACCGTTGATTTGCGCCAATTTGTTTGGAATACACTAAGATAAGATCCACGAGTCCTTTTACACTGGGGTTAAATCCAGCTGTATTTGTGTGCTCCAAAGAGAATGCTCCAATTTAAAAGTTCACCTTCTTGTACAACCTGGTGCTCAAGCTATCCAAACAGAACTTTTGATTTGAGTAAAGCAAAATAAgttatgaaaaaaacacaaaaagctCACCTCAAGTCAAATATTTAATGTTGTTGTCCACCTTCAGATATGTGAAATTTTATTGGTTGCCATCTGATCCTCATTCCTGGAATGTGTAAAAGGTGTGTGCATTAAAAACCAAAATGTTGGCAGCCAAAATATAGTAAGATAGCTGGTGTTCACTCATATCCTTAAGATTATAATAACTGTCTCTCCAAATAACATTTTAACTGGATGGGGCATGAGGTTCGTGCATGCATTGTTATGTGATGATACATTTTGTGCAAACTGAGTGCAATGTCTTAGTATAGTGTGTCTATGTAATACTATATGCAAGATTCTTCATAACATTTCTCCTCCCAAGCTTGTCGTAAACATTGCTCTGTGTGTTCTGTTGCGGGCCAAAACATTTCCTCTAGGTTTTTACCATAATGGTCACAATGAAATATCTGGCCTGATAGTATGTAGAAATACTAGAAAAGTTGAAATTTTCTAAAAGGTGTTTATCACAATGATCTCTACTCTGTTATGCTTGAAATCTTCTGGGGCCTCTATATTCGTCGTTTGGAAATATATTTTCCTGGGCAACATCGCATTGCTGTTTGAAATCAGGGCAGTGATAGACTTATGATTGTTATCAGCATTGTCAAGGGTAGAAAGAGATCCCCCTCGGCCATGCCCAGTGTCTTTTCAAGCTAAAATGTGTCTGTAGTCTTTGTACTGTGTAAATATCCTGTatattaaagtatttttatATCGTACGAGATGTGAAGGCACTGAACAATCATAAAATCACTAAGGCTTTTAAAATTGTTTGCTTTGTAAAACAGAGGATGTGTTGTATTTTTCTGTCAATGGATTCATCATGTCATGTGAGTGTGCTTCTCTTGAATACTCTAAAGGTTGGTCAAGTAATGTTCGGGGTGCCAAGGTATGATTTTCCCTGGGATTCGAGTGACTGCTTTTGTAGAAAATTGTAATATAAATTGACAGAAGCCTTCAGTTGATTTTGGAACTATTAGAATCGATTTTGGTTATATCAGCATTGATTACTGGACGAATCATTCTGAAacgtcattgtaaaatagccTAAGATGCCATTGTAtggtttaaacttggtattgaCAAGGTGTGTATTATCATGACTGCATTTTTACTTTTGGCCGGTAATGTTTGGCTCAGTTACTTTCATTTTCCCTTTTCCTTTTGGCTTTTATGTCTCTTTTAAGGTCATAGAAAACCTctgctgtacatgtatctttctaGAAATGTACAGATGGTCTCAATGAACTTGAGAAGGGGTGTAGTTCATAAGCCCCATTTGTCTTTTGGTAGCATTTCATTATGGAGCATTATATTGTGTAATAATTCTGCCACTCACTTAACTTATAACTTAAGCCTGTTCATTCAAGAGATGTCATGAAATTGTGTACAATGTTGCTAATCACCCCTTAAAAAGGAAATGGAAATGTCTAACCCTTGTTTCTTGCATTCCAATTTTCCTTTTAGAGGGGTCTATTTGTGATGTAGATAATAAATTAGAAGCACGCCTTCTAAATTGTATATATTTGTATGTAGAAGACCCACCTCTGTAATTTTGACATGTGTAATTATAGTGGTGCTTAAGATGGACTTCCTTCTAGCAAATGTTACTTAACGTCCCCAGTACCTGGCCTGTTGAAGCCGGTACTGATAACTGTGAGTGTTTTTTCAGAGGTTTGCCAGACTTTCTTCATATCACTTGAATGTGAGCTGTTTAAGCGCAGCTGATAAAAAACCTAGTTCTTCTAAATTATTTCAAACCGGGTAATATTTGCGAccattttattttcgtgattttCGCAATTTGAGAGGCAGATGCAAACTTTTAACTCACTAAAGTGTCAACTCTGAGGCATTAACTATTAAAGTTTGGCACCAAGCATGGAAGTTAGTCTACGCGAAATAAAAAATGAGGGACTTTGTGAACTTTTCACTTTGCAAACATTGTCCGGTTTACAGAACATTACTATTTAGGTAACTTAGGGTTGCCTGTAATCATCTGCATTCTCATGAGAGCTTTAACCATGGGGGGGATTAGCTTAGAGTATGGGCCACTCTGAACGTTTTATGGGTGATGTTGAGGTGTGCATGGCTCAGGGGGCAGTTTTACTCCTCAGAATTTGTTGATGACTTTTGGTGACCCATTGTTTATCAGCTTTGGTTTAACGCATGTGTATTTATTTTGGCATGCATAATAATGCTGTGTGAGATTTTTATCAATGTCAAACTGGCATGGAGCTCTTTTGGTCTGGCACACATTTCGTACTATGGTTACATATCGACTACTGAACCCTGAGCAGCCTGTATTTATTTGACAGTTTGATGTGGGCTTCTCATGTCAACGGAGCCGTAGGCAGAATAGCAGTAAATGGTTCTGAACTTCATTCTGAGCTGGTATAAAGTGTTCTAGAACAATGGTCTCCGAAGAAAAGTTGTGTTAGGGTTATTGGGACATTTGAACTGGCTTGGGGAAATCTTTTCAAACTGTTGGCAATGGTCAGTTTGGGtaaaatcaagaataaataaagtatTTATTTACTCTTGGTGATATTTACTGTAATTCTATTACTTAATTTCATGTTGCTTGTAAGAAGCATGATTCATTGCTGGTCAGGATTTTACTAACCGAACATACTTATATTCCCTGATAAACAATAGATAGGGTGGCAGTTTCTTCAGTAAAGGCGTGCTGTGTTTGGAATATATCATATGTATCATGTTCTATAATCCTCACGATTGCTCAATAACAACGGGAGTAGAATTTAAGACTGAAAGTTTGTGCTTTTATATACTGTGTGATTGTTTCCATTTTGAAAAGCCTTTTGTCAAATCTGAAAACAAGTCCAGAGTTATACGCTATGTTGGTCTTGGTGCACTTTCCCCTTACATGTGGACATGCCATTCGGGGACAGGGTTTTAAATTCATCATCTTGTTGCTAAGGTTTCTCCCAGTGATCCCTGTAGTtactattttgcaataaattgaaatcaatgaaaaacGGGGAAGTTGTTAAGTTTTCATTGTTCATAATCAATTTTTAACTTGTTTATCAAAACTTTGGTAGTAAAGTGCACTAAAACCTGTCAGCAGAAGAACCTTGAAGTGGTATGTAATGTGCTATGCATTGCGGGAAATCATGTCTCAAAGGTCTTCAAACTAACGGTGTTTACTCTAAAGGTTTGAATCTAATTAAAACTACTTGTTTGGAAGTTTTGGCATTCTAGAGTCAAAAGACTTTCAGTCCTTGACATCATTGTTTAGTTTCTGTTTTTGGATGCCGTTTGACCAGTGTATTCAATTTAGCTGAATCCACATAGTCGCACTCCTAGTCCGGGTTGGGAACAGCTccttcaaatttgataaagGACTTGCTAAGTATTATCGTAGGTTCGAAGTATTGAGCCTCGAGATTATAGTCTGAGCATGAGTCTGGTTGTTGGGGGATGTCCGCTAGTTGGGTTTGAATGGATTTTCATCAGTTTCTTAACTGTCGCGGTGCTGGGCCTACGGTAAGATGTAGGAGTAATGTACTCTATCACCTGAAGCTGGGAGTTATACTTAATTGGTACCAGATACTGACTCCGTGTTGCCACAGAATAGAAGGGTCAAGGTTTCGGAAACTGGTTTAAATCTGACATTATTCAAGCTCAAACTACAGCATTTGCTAGCTTGGTATTAAAAGAACCTCGTGTAGTACTCTCCTGTGGAGTGTGGTGATGGTCCTATCTAATGCTAGTGATGTTGGGGATGCCTAGTGTACACGGCCCTAGTCTTCTGTCTGGACTGCATAGACCGTGGGTATCATGTCACTCCACTATGGTGTGTACAGTCTGGGACACTGAAGTGAGATAAAATCAATACAAGTCCATGTGCATGAGTCGTGTACATGAATGAATTGATGTAAATGTACCATTGTGCTCCATGTCAAGTTGTGAAAGTTCTTTAAAAAACAGGGTTAACGTCAAAACGCTTATCATTTTTGACTGGGAGTTTTAGAAAGTATGTAGCCTGTTCATGTGAATCCAATAGATTCTTTCCCGTTACACGTGTTGTTTTGTTGCACTTCCTATTTCTAGGACATAATTTAATAATGGAAGAACTATGCTATAGGTGATATGTGAGGGTGAGTGGACACTTGGCCCAAAGAGGGTACCACTTGCCAATTTTTTATGAATTGCATTACTGTCATTTGTATCTTGATTATCCCCACATGTAAGATAATATTATGCATCTTGAAATGTAGATCTACACAAATTTCAGGATTAAATTTGTATTTTAAAGTCATTAAAGTGTTTTGGTTTGTTTTCCTTGCTGTGTCTAGCAATGTGCCAAATGGAACAGTATTTTTTACTCTGGATTAGAATGAAAAAGCCAGTCTGATAATTCAAATAGAACATGCCAACTTTAATAATACATTGTAACATTCTTAAAAGAACTTGCATTCTTTCGGAAACTAAGCCATTCAATAATCACATGACAATTGGAATAATTTCAACATTGCAGTAAATAAAAATGGttaaaaacttgaaaatacaagttttgtaAGCTTATAAAAAGAGCATAAAATTAGAATACTGTTGGTTAATATAATTATATTAACAGTTTTACCACTTTTATGACCTATTTTACAAGACTTTTGTACAGAATACATTTGGCTGTTACATCGATTCATcagtattttcattttatttggtACCCTAGGCTGTTAATTGGTAGAAATAGTGTCCCAATAGCAGACATTGAGGGTTAAACCCACTGCCAATAATAGTATTCAAATTGCAAAACCTTGACCATAAACCCACCACCAAACCTATTTGGACATTTCTCTATATTCACCATTGCTTGCATAGTATTTCATTTGGTGACGTCTGTTTATATTTTCCATTTACCTAAACTCTGGTGTTTGATATAAAACACTACAAGAGATGACTTTTTGTCCCACTTATTGTCGATATGGAATTCTACTAGCACATGAAGTCCAAGTAGAATTGTCAGGAGAAATTACCCTGAGTACCTTACTAACCTGGTCCTCCAGGAAAATTTATTCTTGAAGACTTTAAGAGTTGTTATGTTTTATTTGACTTAGAGTTAAAATGACCAATTAACCTGAGACATTGATCAAAATTGTGTTCTAATGTCAGTCATGTTTGGGAGATACAGGTAGTCTCGCAAAAATTTTGGTAGTGGCAGGTTTGAATATTGAACACACTTTTGACCCCTGATACTCTTTCTTATTGCTAAACGACTGTACCACTTCAGGGACATTGGCGTTCTTGCATGTTCGGTCATCCATTGAATGATTGAAATGTTGCGGAGTAAATCCTCTGGCAATTTATCATATATCCAGACTTCCCCATGCAGGTTTGTTCCTGCATTGACCAGAAGTTTGGCAATATCGGACAAACCTCTTTCGACTGCCATATGTAGCAGGGACTTGGTTCCATTGGTATGATAGTCCATGTTGGCCCCCCAATCTAGAAGCGCTCTCACTTTGTCAAAGTTACCATTCATGATACACCTGCCTAAAGCAGTTTCACCGCTACTATTCTGCTTATTCACATCCGCACCACCTCGCATCAATAGATGTATGGAAGCAGCACTTGCTCCGAAATCAGAGCACCGAAATAGAGGAGTTTCTCCCCACATGTTTTCAATGTTCACATCACCACCTAACTTTATTATGGTGTCGAGCATTTCCAATTGATTGAACTGAATCAAGCGAAATATTCCTGGTTCATTTTGCTCTGTATGTATCGTCTCGAAATTTAATCCATATGCTCTGAAGCGCACAACCATATCGGTACATCCAGACATCATTGCAGTGTACATAAGTCCAGTGGTCTTGTCAGGGCAGTTCTCGTGGCGTATATCGGCACCCATCTGAACCAGACGCCTGACCACCTCTAAATGCTTGCCATGTACAGCAAAATCTAAAAGAGTGCGGCCATCCGAATCCTTTATATTGACAGCAGCTCCCATCTCTAGAAGTTTATCTAAGATTTTTAAATTTCCATTTTTTGCTGCGTAGGTCAAAGGttgccaattttttgtttcttcGGGCTGGTTGACATCTGCTCCAGCTTTGATTAAGCTGTTGAATGCCTCCATGTTGTCTTTCATGATTGCCATTTGCAGAGGGGTCATGTAGAACTCCCCAACATTGACATCTACCCCAGCCTGTATGAGGCGGCGCACCCAGGCATTGTCACCAGCACAAATGGCATCCAGAAGTTCAGGCATTTTAATTGCTCCTGGAAATCTGAAAAAGGGAATAAATAATGTTACTATAAAGAGAAGAATTCGAAAGATCACTGCAACATATTTGTTCATCAATCTAGTTAGTATGTATCTTGAGAACCTGCAAAAAAGGCATTTTATATTTACCACAATCATGTATTTAGAAAGTTTTAATACTGCTGCGTTTGGGACCTCAGTCGTCACTGTTATCTCATCACAGTGTGTTCATGTTAAAAGTTTAATACTACTGTCCATGGGGCTTCTGTCGTTAAACAAATAACTCGTCACAGAGTGGAAATGTGTGTTCATGTGATAATCTCACATGTCTAAATGCAGAAAAGTTACATAATGATGGTCGTGATCATTATACAAGATTATagtgcatgtgcatgtatatacTATGAGGTAAGTCAGCTGTTTGATGGGCACCTGTCTGAAGGGCGATACTGTGTGTTGGGATAACGTGTAATAGGCCAATTTAAAACGGACGCACCAAAACCTACAAAACTGGCTAAATAGGGTCTACACAACTTGTGAAAATAACAGGTTTTGTATTAATAGACAGTAGACCTACATTGCATTAGGACCAAGGCAAATTTGCCAACTATCTGATATGATAGGCCATGGACTTATGCAATATTATGTTGACATAACGATTGGTTTGATGACCACCACTTATCTTTTCAAACTACCAAGTTATTACAGCTTATTCACAAATTTAGATTAAAAACCGAACATTTGTGAAAAAGTGATGCTTTGGGTGCCGTTTTTGGAAATATAGCCCTACCTGTATTCATCCTGGTATTAACAGTGAAGGAGTAAagaaaacctgaatctcaggatgacctGCATTTAGCATCAACCCTGGTCAATCAAATACAACTCAGCTTCTTATACTGTGCATAGTGGCCACCTACATACCACCAATTCTACTCCCTAGCTCCTGCCTCCTTAAATTCTTTTTTTGCGTTTTCACCCCTCTACAAAGAGTAATTGTCCAATCATCCATTAAGACTGTTCCCAGTCCCAGTGTGGATGACCTCTTGACCCAAAAGCTATTAAAAGAAGTAGTCCATTGCCTCCTAAATAATAGGGCCATTATTCTCCTGTTGCTTATATCCGTCTTGGAGGTGTTGGATAGGGTATTATACCCAGCAGTCCTTGGTGCTCACCAATAGGATGCTTAGCCAGGGGCTGTCCTGGCAATGACAATCCATGTTAAATTCTGATTCCTCAGATGTTAACAAACACTTTCTCTATTGGAAAAAGTGAAGTGAACTCTGATGAAAGATGACGTTAACAGTAGATTGAGGAGGAGGACGCGAGTATTGTACTCCCCTTGTCTGCTTCTATTTTACATTATCCATCGGGATTCTATCTGATGTACACTTTGTTGAAAGGGAAATGGATGAAATGTTGGACTGGTTAGAATATAATACATATCCGTGTTTCATTCACTTCGGCTGTTGTTATGAACTGGATTTTTTTACTCCACAATAAAACGGCGCTCCCTCCTATGTAGATATCAACTGGACACTGCTGTTTAAAATAACCTGTGATTATTAAAACGGGTGGCTCTGGGAGTTTATTCTGGTATATACTGTTTACCTGGCTGAATGCAAAACATCTGTAGGCTGTGTGCCTGAACTACATAACATGAGCATCTGTTGCAGAATATCTCATTTGAATATTCGCACATACATTTATACATGAGTAGTCATCCCGAGTGATTGAGGGTTTCGTCAAATATTGAGAGTATTGCAGGAGACTAGAGTGCAGTTTAATGACAAAATTGCCATATGGCATAACCTGCATTATATATTTATCATGAGGCCTATGAAATTGAAAGAGTGCCTGCCTACCAGTATATataggctatacatgtacatcatttgaAAAATTCTCTTCTCACAAAGTTTAGGTAAGTTCTTGGAGCAGACACCAACTACAGTGGAGTCTGTTATTTCTTTTTCAACAGCAAGGTTTCATGCTATAAGAGTTGAAAAGTTACAACAACTCGCAACTAcacaagatgatgatgatgatgatgatgatgatggtggtggtggtgactgctggtgatgatgatatataaatgaagatgatgatgatgaatagaaGGAGGCACTTTTCCTAATCATCTAGAAGAGTCAGCTGATTTCAATCCCTCTTCGCTCAAAAGTAGGGCATATGCGCAACAGACACGTGCCCATCGTCGCCACGTGGCGCAGACACGCCCAACTGCCAAAATTTGAATTACCCGCCAAAAAATTTAGTTTAATTTTCGCTTCATAGAGGGAAGTAGCGCATTGACAGTAGTGTGCGCACAAGGTTACTGCGCATCTAGCAACCTGCACGTTTGAAATCCGACAAAACATCTCGTTTCTCTCCGAAaaagcagacgatttttagtaTTTTAGAGTATTCAGTTGAATTTAACCAAGACAATGACTTCATACAGGGTAAGGTCCATCTAAAAATACTAAGGTGAAGCTTCAAAGTACTGTATAATGCTGTAGAAAAGCGCAAGCGAGTTGGCAAGATCATGTTTTCCCCGAACTTCAGCTCTTGTGGCACACTGTATAGTCATAATAGTGTAGTGATGTGGTTGTTGGGGCTAATCTCAATGCAATCTCAGTCGAGCTTTCCATTCAGCTGGCCAGGCCTCTTGCCAAGTGCTGGTTGTCACGCCCGCTTGCACATATATTCATGACAGTCTGGAGAAGATCAAAGACAAGTGCTTGCTTGTCGCTTGTGCCCACCATAACCGGAACGGAGCGGGTATTCCTTGAAACTCAGAAATTGAATATTTTGGCCATTTGAGGTGTATAATAACCCCCAGTTCTTGGTGTGAAAGTCTAAACTATGTTATTCAatatgatatctttgaattcaCGTCGTTATTGTTACTTTCGATTGCACAGCCTGCCGATTCCAAGAGGGAAGAGTTCCGAAAATATCTTGAGAAAGTAGGAGTTTTGGATGCTCTGACAAAAGGTTAGTTAAACCATATCTATCTACCA encodes the following:
- the LOC135488240 gene encoding putative ankyrin repeat protein RF_0381 isoform X1, producing MLMLCSSGTQPTDVLHSARFPGAIKMPELLDAICAGDNAWVRRLIQAGVDVNVGEFYMTPLQMAIMKDNMEAFNSLIKAGADVNQPEETKNWQPLTYAAKNGNLKILDKLLEMGAAVNIKDSDGRTLLDFAVHGKHLEVVRRLVQMGADIRHENCPDKTTGLMYTAMMSGCTDMVVRFRAYGLNFETIHTEQNEPGIFRLIQFNQLEMLDTIIKLGGDVNIENMWGETPLFRCSDFGASAASIHLLMRGGADVNKQNSSGETALGRCIMNGNFDKVRALLDWGANMDYHTNGTKSLLHMAVERGLSDIAKLLVNAGTNLHGEVWIYDKLPEDLLRNISIIQWMTEHARTPMSLKWYSRLAIRKSIRGQKCVQYSNLPLPKFLRDYLYLPNMTDIRTQF
- the LOC135488240 gene encoding putative ankyrin repeat protein RF_0381 isoform X2 — encoded protein: MPELLDAICAGDNAWVRRLIQAGVDVNVGEFYMTPLQMAIMKDNMEAFNSLIKAGADVNQPEETKNWQPLTYAAKNGNLKILDKLLEMGAAVNIKDSDGRTLLDFAVHGKHLEVVRRLVQMGADIRHENCPDKTTGLMYTAMMSGCTDMVVRFRAYGLNFETIHTEQNEPGIFRLIQFNQLEMLDTIIKLGGDVNIENMWGETPLFRCSDFGASAASIHLLMRGGADVNKQNSSGETALGRCIMNGNFDKVRALLDWGANMDYHTNGTKSLLHMAVERGLSDIAKLLVNAGTNLHGEVWIYDKLPEDLLRNISIIQWMTEHARTPMSLKWYSRLAIRKSIRGQKCVQYSNLPLPKFLRDYLYLPNMTDIRTQF